The following are encoded together in the Panicum virgatum strain AP13 chromosome 6K, P.virgatum_v5, whole genome shotgun sequence genome:
- the LOC120711334 gene encoding tryptophan synthase beta chain 1-like translates to MATAAIGTSPSRASAPSSRAAAGSARPARAVLRVAAAASVGPGRRRRAAAAMQPAKAVALEAGSGAAVAGLPRPDAMGRFGKFGGKYVPETLMHALTELEAAFHALATDDEFQKELDGILKDYVGRESPLYFAERLTEHYKRADGTGPLIYLKREDLNHTGAHKINNAVAQALLAKRLGKQRIIAETGAGQHGVATATVCARFGLQCIIYMGAQDMERQALNVFRMRLLGAEVRAVHSGTATLKDATSEAIRDWVTNVETTHYILGSVAGPHPYPMMVREFHKIIGQETRRQAMDKWGGKPDVLVACVGGGSNAMGLFHEFVDDQDVRLIGVEAAGHGVDTDKHAATLTKGEVGVLHGSMSYLLQDADGQVIEPHSISAGLDYPGVGPEHSFLKDIGRAEYDSVTDQEALDAFKRVSRLEGIIPALETSHALAYLEKLCPTLPDGVRVVVSCSGRGDKDVHTASKYLEV, encoded by the exons ATGGCCACCGCCGCAATCGGGACCAGCCCTAGCCGCGCCAGCGCCCCGtcgtcccgcgccgccgcggggagcgCGCGACCCGCGCGCGCGGTGctgagggtggcggcggcggcgtccgttggtccggggaggaggaggagggccgcggcggcaaTGCAGCCGGCGAAGGCGGTGGCCCTGGAGGCGGGGAGCGGCGCGGCTGTCGCGGGGTTGCCGAGGCCCGACGCGATGGGGAGGTTCGGCAAGTTCGGGGGCAAGTACGTGCCCGAGACGCTGATGCACGCGCTcaccgagctcgaggccgcgtTCCACGCGCTCGCCACCGACGACGAGTTCCAG AAAGAGCTTGACGGCATCCTCAAGGACTACGTCGGCCGTGAGAGCCCCCTGTACTTCGCGGAGCGCCTGACCGAGCACTACAAGCGCGCCGATGGCACAGGCCCGCTCATCTACCTCAAGAGGGAGGATCTGAACCACACCGGCGCCCACAAGATCAACAATGCTGTCGCGCAGGCCTTGCTCGCCAAGCGGCTTGGGAAGCAGCGCATCATTGCCGAGACCGGGGCTGGCCAGCACGGTGTTGCCACTGCCACGGTGTGCGCCCGTTTTGGGCTGCAGTGCATCATCTACATGGGTGCCCAAGATATGGAGAGGCAGGCGCTCAATGTTTTCAGGATGAGGCTTCTTGGTGCAGAG GTCAGGGCAGTGCATTCTGGGACAGCAACCCTGAAGGATGCGACTTCGGAGGCTATCCGTGACTGGGTCACTAACGTGGAGACCACACACTACATCTTGGGCTCGGTTGCTGGTCCGCACCCATACCCAATGATGGTGAGGGAGTTCCATAAGATTATTGGCCAGGAGACCCGGAGGCAGGCCATGGACAAGTGGGGTGGCAAGCCTGATGTGTTGGTTGCTTGTGTTGGTGGTGGATCCAATGCTATGGGCCTCTTCCATGAGTTTGTTGATGATCAAGATGTGAGACTGATAGGAGTGGAAGCGGCTGGTCATGGTGTTGATACTGACAAGCATGCAGCAACTTTGACAAAGGGTGAAGTTGGAGTTCTCCATGGCTCAATGAGCTATTTGCTGCAGGATGCTGATGGACAAGTTATTGAACCCCACTCCATCAGTGCAGG GCTGGACTACCCTGGTGTTGGACCTGAGCACAGTTTCTTGAAGGATATTGGACGTGCTGAGTATGACAGTGTGACAGATCAGGAGGCACTGGATG CATTCAAGCGCGTCTCTCGTCTGGAGGGTATCATCCCCGCCCTGGAGACCTCCCATGCCCTCGCCTACCTTGAGAAGCTCTGCCCGACCCTGCCTGACGGCGTGAGGGTGGTGGTGAGCTGCAGCGGACGAGGGGACAAGGATGTGCACACCGCCAGCAAGTACCTCGAAGTCTAA